A stretch of the Conger conger chromosome 3, fConCon1.1, whole genome shotgun sequence genome encodes the following:
- the her8a gene encoding hairy-related 8a isoform X2, with product MTASSMGSLSERNFNAKEERKLRKPLIEKKRRERINCSLEQLKGIMVDAYNLDQSKLEKADVLEITVQHMEGMQRGQGTAGSGSSLGLESRQRYSSGYIQCMHEVHNLLLTCPGMDKTLGARLLNHLLKSLPHISVKTVSTSNTSNDDIIDSTGNCSPLAASVTHSPISLPLTAFHPLNPNSSPSPPQPPSPSPHSPMLSPWYHEAMEGNCGRELMPPSSPSSPSPIPHSGLLHPVFPLLIPGGDPSMWRPW from the exons ATGACAGCATCCAGCATGGGCAGTCTTTCAGAAAGGAATTTCAACGcaaaggaagagaggaag CTACGGAAGCCCTTGATTGAAAAGAAGCGACGGGAGCGAATCAACTGCAGCCTTGAGCAGCTGAAGGGTATCATGGTGGATGCCTATAACCTTGAT CAATCTAAGCTGGAGAAGGCAGATGTCCTGGAGATTACAGTGCAACACATGGAGGGCATGCAAAGGGGTCAAGGGACAG CAGGTTCAGGGAGCAGTTTGGGGTTGGAATCTCGCCAGCGGTACAGCAGTGGTTATATCCAGTGCATGCACGAGGTGCACAATCTTTTGCTTACCTGCCCAGGCATGGACAAGACCTTGGGTGCACGCCTGCTCAACCACCTGCTCAAGTCTCTTCCTCACATCAGTGTGAAGACTGTCAGCACTTCTAACACCAGCAATGATGACATTATTGATAGCACAGGCAACTGCAGCCCCCTTGCAGCCTCTGTAACTCATTCTCCAATCTCACTGCCCTTAACAGCTTTTCACCCCCTAAACCCCAACTCTTCCCCTTCACCGCCCCAACCCCCATCCCCATCTCCACATAGCCCGATGCTCTCCCCCTGGTACCATGAGGCAATGGAGGGCAATTGTGGTAGAGAACTTATGCCACCCTCCAGCCCTAGCTCTCCCTCCCCAATCCCCCACTCAGGCCTACTTCATCCTGTCTTTCCCCTATTAATCCCAGGAGGAGATCCTTCCATGTGGAGGCCatggtaa
- the her8a gene encoding hairy-related 8a isoform X3, with the protein MTASSMGSLSERNFNAKEERKLRKPLIEKKRRERINCSLEQLKGIMVDAYNLDQSKLEKADVLEITVQHMEGMQRGQGTGSGSSLGLESRQRYSSGYIQCMHEVHNLLLTCPGMDKTLGARLLNHLLKSLPHISVKTVSTSNTSNDDIIDSTGNCSPLAASVTHSPISLPLTAFHPLNPNSSPSPPQPPSPSPHSPMLSPWYHEAMEGNCGRELMPPSSPSSPSPIPHSGLLHPVFPLLIPGGDPSMWRPW; encoded by the exons ATGACAGCATCCAGCATGGGCAGTCTTTCAGAAAGGAATTTCAACGcaaaggaagagaggaag CTACGGAAGCCCTTGATTGAAAAGAAGCGACGGGAGCGAATCAACTGCAGCCTTGAGCAGCTGAAGGGTATCATGGTGGATGCCTATAACCTTGAT CAATCTAAGCTGGAGAAGGCAGATGTCCTGGAGATTACAGTGCAACACATGGAGGGCATGCAAAGGGGTCAAGGGACAG GTTCAGGGAGCAGTTTGGGGTTGGAATCTCGCCAGCGGTACAGCAGTGGTTATATCCAGTGCATGCACGAGGTGCACAATCTTTTGCTTACCTGCCCAGGCATGGACAAGACCTTGGGTGCACGCCTGCTCAACCACCTGCTCAAGTCTCTTCCTCACATCAGTGTGAAGACTGTCAGCACTTCTAACACCAGCAATGATGACATTATTGATAGCACAGGCAACTGCAGCCCCCTTGCAGCCTCTGTAACTCATTCTCCAATCTCACTGCCCTTAACAGCTTTTCACCCCCTAAACCCCAACTCTTCCCCTTCACCGCCCCAACCCCCATCCCCATCTCCACATAGCCCGATGCTCTCCCCCTGGTACCATGAGGCAATGGAGGGCAATTGTGGTAGAGAACTTATGCCACCCTCCAGCCCTAGCTCTCCCTCCCCAATCCCCCACTCAGGCCTACTTCATCCTGTCTTTCCCCTATTAATCCCAGGAGGAGATCCTTCCATGTGGAGGCCatggtaa
- the her8a gene encoding hairy-related 8a isoform X4 — translation MTASSMGSLSERNFNAKEERKLRKPLIEKKRRERINCSLEQLKGIMVDAYNLDQSKLEKADVLEITVQHMEGMQRGQGTGSSLGLESRQRYSSGYIQCMHEVHNLLLTCPGMDKTLGARLLNHLLKSLPHISVKTVSTSNTSNDDIIDSTGNCSPLAASVTHSPISLPLTAFHPLNPNSSPSPPQPPSPSPHSPMLSPWYHEAMEGNCGRELMPPSSPSSPSPIPHSGLLHPVFPLLIPGGDPSMWRPW, via the exons ATGACAGCATCCAGCATGGGCAGTCTTTCAGAAAGGAATTTCAACGcaaaggaagagaggaag CTACGGAAGCCCTTGATTGAAAAGAAGCGACGGGAGCGAATCAACTGCAGCCTTGAGCAGCTGAAGGGTATCATGGTGGATGCCTATAACCTTGAT CAATCTAAGCTGGAGAAGGCAGATGTCCTGGAGATTACAGTGCAACACATGGAGGGCATGCAAAGGGGTCAAGGGACAG GGAGCAGTTTGGGGTTGGAATCTCGCCAGCGGTACAGCAGTGGTTATATCCAGTGCATGCACGAGGTGCACAATCTTTTGCTTACCTGCCCAGGCATGGACAAGACCTTGGGTGCACGCCTGCTCAACCACCTGCTCAAGTCTCTTCCTCACATCAGTGTGAAGACTGTCAGCACTTCTAACACCAGCAATGATGACATTATTGATAGCACAGGCAACTGCAGCCCCCTTGCAGCCTCTGTAACTCATTCTCCAATCTCACTGCCCTTAACAGCTTTTCACCCCCTAAACCCCAACTCTTCCCCTTCACCGCCCCAACCCCCATCCCCATCTCCACATAGCCCGATGCTCTCCCCCTGGTACCATGAGGCAATGGAGGGCAATTGTGGTAGAGAACTTATGCCACCCTCCAGCCCTAGCTCTCCCTCCCCAATCCCCCACTCAGGCCTACTTCATCCTGTCTTTCCCCTATTAATCCCAGGAGGAGATCCTTCCATGTGGAGGCCatggtaa